In Tessaracoccus flavus, the following are encoded in one genomic region:
- a CDS encoding aminotransferase class III-fold pyridoxal phosphate-dependent enzyme produces the protein MIQFQGQASTPGREEVLQVAELLAAHGREPGAIAAAGWAAAQAEAVTVSAMPGEHIDTAEFVGCMAAVDDDTIAYWQHADADRWQSETPTLVSEAATRIAARSDRAFFTNPADARASWALSVGAAAAARAIAYSNKPLVHDGPATIPAGHADPDLTRLVIRDAVGCRVRTVEGRVLFDLSSGLYNTPLGHRHPAPAVGFLTQATSVAATNPFVATTPVAEHVADRLRRALCLNEWSVVFAGSGSEAMETAMRFAVAAAGRIVNVRPGEFHGITAAAAALSSHHTVHYPLRPIMDVRYTPISDWKERGVGVIEPAGVMSGQPPITEADRSQLSSFRRRGGVVVVDEVLSGLGRTMWPSLTTALRIPADIVVLGKGLANGIVPISAVLIAPEVLARVTGTGGLDHGHTHSNHAASLGAALGCLESLEAHKHDPDRLRAALDAAGVANTTIGWLASVKLTESSRATTTAALLDAGLMCHLPTMVDPVERLIVAPPLTTSDEDLADMAQRLADVQRVLAE, from the coding sequence GTGATCCAGTTTCAAGGACAGGCTTCAACCCCGGGGCGCGAGGAAGTTCTTCAAGTTGCTGAACTGTTAGCTGCGCATGGTCGGGAACCAGGAGCCATTGCTGCTGCTGGCTGGGCTGCGGCTCAGGCCGAGGCTGTGACTGTATCTGCAATGCCAGGGGAACATATCGACACAGCAGAATTTGTTGGATGCATGGCCGCAGTCGATGACGATACCATCGCCTACTGGCAGCACGCAGACGCCGATCGATGGCAGTCCGAGACTCCCACGCTGGTTTCAGAAGCTGCCACGCGCATCGCGGCGCGCTCCGACAGGGCCTTTTTCACCAATCCGGCAGATGCTCGAGCTAGCTGGGCACTGTCGGTCGGCGCTGCTGCCGCGGCTAGGGCTATTGCGTACAGCAACAAACCACTCGTTCACGATGGGCCAGCGACGATTCCTGCAGGGCATGCAGACCCGGACCTCACGAGACTGGTTATTCGCGACGCCGTTGGATGCAGAGTACGAACCGTTGAGGGTCGAGTCTTGTTTGATCTTTCCTCTGGGCTCTACAACACACCGCTAGGCCATCGCCATCCAGCTCCGGCAGTGGGCTTCCTCACCCAGGCGACGAGCGTTGCAGCAACGAACCCGTTCGTGGCCACGACACCGGTTGCCGAGCATGTCGCGGACCGGCTCCGGAGAGCGCTCTGCTTGAACGAGTGGAGTGTCGTATTCGCTGGCTCAGGCTCTGAAGCTATGGAGACTGCCATGCGTTTCGCGGTCGCCGCTGCTGGGCGAATCGTTAATGTACGACCGGGAGAGTTCCATGGGATCACCGCTGCCGCTGCCGCACTTTCGTCCCACCACACGGTTCACTACCCGCTACGCCCGATCATGGATGTTCGCTACACCCCGATTTCAGATTGGAAGGAGCGGGGTGTTGGTGTAATCGAACCAGCTGGTGTGATGTCGGGTCAGCCACCGATCACGGAGGCTGACAGATCGCAGCTCTCCAGTTTTCGCCGTCGAGGCGGGGTGGTCGTCGTTGATGAAGTCCTCTCGGGTCTCGGGCGGACGATGTGGCCGAGCCTAACTACGGCGCTCCGGATTCCAGCCGACATCGTCGTCCTTGGAAAAGGTCTCGCGAATGGCATCGTACCCATCTCCGCAGTGCTCATTGCCCCAGAGGTTCTAGCACGCGTGACTGGCACCGGTGGGTTAGATCACGGGCACACGCATTCAAACCACGCCGCGTCTCTTGGTGCAGCCCTAGGGTGCCTAGAGTCGCTGGAGGCGCACAAACACGATCCAGATAGATTGCGGGCGGCATTGGACGCAGCCGGCGTAGCCAATACCACAATCGGCTGGCTTGCCTCGGTCAAGCTAACTGAATCATCGCGCGCGACGACAACTGCCGCCTTGCTGGACGCCGGACTGATGTGTCATCTGCCCACTATGGTCGATCCGGTTGAACGACTCATAGTCGCGCCGCCACTCACTACATCAGATGAAGATCTCGCCGACATGGCACAGCGACTTGCCGATGTTCAACGGGTGCTTGCCGAATGA
- the mobF gene encoding MobF family relaxase produces MTVSMRVMSAGDGYKYLLKTVAAADGNRPLSTPLTRYYMEEGTPPGRWLGAGVAALGKGEIQVGDRVSEDQLQLLMGTGCDPITGDKLGLGFPVYKSQDERIDARIAALDQTLTPGTKGEAVAQIVAEETARSTRRAVAGFDYTFSIPKSASVLWAVADAGVQALIAEAHHRAVAEVVAFMEREVAATRTGATAGDSAVAQVDVTGLIATAFDHFDSRAGDPHLHTHVVISNKAKTVIDGKWRSLDGRPMHAAVVALSELHEAVFADHMTRTFGVSWEAREMGRDHNPAWAITGVSDELIADFSTRARHIDAETDRLIAEYIAAHGRRPTPAAIMKLRAQATLATRPEKQVRSLADLTAAWRTRATKTLRRDATSWAREVTDNDKPLLLRADDVPLDVIGELGRSVVEVVGEKRSTWRRWNLMAEASRQTMGWRFATMQDREAIVAMVADAAELVSLRLTPPELAASPVVFRRPDGTSVFRPKSSTVFTSESQLAAEDRLLERAANLTGPTVRLATVEKITRRPDADGRMPGDDQSDALTRIAVSGRTLDVLVGPAGAGKTTAMNALRRAWEAEHGTRAVVGLAPSAVAAQVLANDLGIETENTAKWWQKHILHGTTFEAGQLVIIDEASLAGTLSLDRITHLAQDAGAKVLLVGDYAQLQSVDAGGAFAMMARDRTDTPELVDVHRFTHAWEKTASLELRHGRTAAIDTYLAHERITDGDAEAMTDAAYNAWRTDRDAGLVSVLIAETQDHVTTLNRRARADLILNKTLNPDHEVELRDGTAADVGDTIITRLNSRNLRTLAGRDWVRNGDIWTITAVGDDGTITIARDYGTGTVVRDDGTIRARRRGRRFGGSIVLPAAYVAEHVDLGYAVTAYRAQGITTDTAHVLVEPTSTRETFYVAMTRGRHANHAYVTLDRADDHAQPHPGDAHATARSVLYGVLQHSGAELSAHETIVAEQEQWGSIAQLAAEYETIAAAAQHDRWATLLRGSGLTDEQAESAIESEAFGPLAAELRRAEANHHNVDALLPRLVAARGFGDADDIAAVLHYRVERAAARPAGSGRTRKPSRLIAGLLPRAQGVLDAEMRAALDERESLIEARADAALEAALTENAPWMNALGAAPTDRQRAAAWRKAARVVAAYRDRYRLTGDTPLGTAPESAAQRIDAARARSALDKVRQLGANESGHAEAGLQPVRRDQPGPGRSI; encoded by the coding sequence ATGACGGTTTCGATGCGCGTGATGTCGGCGGGTGACGGCTACAAGTACCTGCTCAAGACCGTCGCCGCAGCCGACGGCAACAGGCCACTTTCAACGCCGCTCACCCGCTACTACATGGAAGAAGGCACCCCGCCCGGCCGCTGGCTCGGCGCAGGCGTGGCAGCCCTCGGCAAGGGCGAGATTCAGGTGGGCGACCGAGTATCAGAAGACCAACTCCAGCTCCTGATGGGCACGGGCTGTGATCCGATCACTGGCGACAAGCTCGGCCTGGGCTTCCCGGTGTACAAGAGCCAGGACGAGCGGATCGATGCACGGATCGCCGCTCTTGACCAGACGCTCACACCTGGAACCAAGGGCGAGGCTGTCGCGCAGATCGTCGCCGAGGAAACTGCCCGGAGCACACGGCGTGCGGTGGCGGGCTTCGACTACACCTTCTCGATCCCGAAGTCCGCATCAGTGCTGTGGGCAGTCGCCGACGCCGGGGTCCAAGCACTCATCGCAGAAGCGCATCATCGAGCGGTTGCGGAGGTGGTTGCGTTCATGGAACGTGAAGTTGCAGCCACCCGCACGGGCGCAACCGCCGGGGACAGCGCGGTTGCGCAAGTCGATGTCACCGGGCTGATCGCGACCGCCTTCGATCACTTCGACTCCCGCGCCGGCGACCCCCATCTCCACACGCACGTGGTCATCAGCAACAAGGCCAAGACCGTCATCGACGGCAAGTGGCGCTCGCTCGACGGCAGACCGATGCACGCCGCCGTCGTGGCGCTCTCCGAACTACACGAAGCCGTGTTCGCCGACCACATGACGCGCACCTTCGGCGTATCGTGGGAGGCGCGAGAGATGGGCCGCGACCACAACCCGGCCTGGGCGATCACCGGAGTGTCCGACGAACTGATCGCCGATTTCTCCACGCGTGCGCGTCACATCGATGCCGAGACCGACCGCCTCATCGCAGAGTACATCGCGGCGCACGGACGACGCCCGACACCAGCGGCCATCATGAAACTCCGAGCCCAAGCGACGCTTGCCACCCGGCCCGAGAAGCAGGTCCGATCCTTAGCTGACCTGACCGCCGCGTGGCGGACCCGCGCGACGAAGACCTTGAGACGGGACGCGACGTCGTGGGCACGAGAGGTCACCGACAACGATAAGCCGCTCCTGCTGCGGGCGGACGATGTGCCGCTCGACGTGATCGGTGAGTTGGGACGCTCGGTCGTCGAGGTGGTCGGTGAGAAGCGCTCGACCTGGCGACGGTGGAACCTTATGGCCGAGGCATCCCGGCAGACAATGGGCTGGCGGTTCGCCACCATGCAGGACCGAGAAGCCATCGTCGCGATGGTCGCCGACGCCGCCGAACTCGTCTCGCTCCGCCTGACCCCACCCGAGCTCGCCGCCTCCCCGGTCGTGTTCCGTCGGCCAGACGGCACCTCGGTGTTCCGGCCGAAGAGCTCGACCGTGTTCACCTCCGAGTCCCAGCTCGCGGCCGAGGACAGACTCCTTGAACGAGCCGCCAACCTGACCGGTCCGACGGTGCGGCTCGCGACGGTCGAGAAGATCACGCGCAGACCCGACGCGGACGGTCGGATGCCCGGCGACGACCAATCCGACGCCCTTACCCGCATCGCGGTATCGGGTCGCACCCTCGACGTACTCGTCGGCCCCGCCGGGGCGGGCAAGACCACAGCCATGAACGCACTCCGCCGAGCGTGGGAAGCCGAGCACGGCACAAGGGCCGTCGTCGGGCTCGCGCCGTCTGCGGTCGCTGCCCAAGTCCTCGCCAACGACCTTGGAATCGAGACTGAAAACACCGCGAAGTGGTGGCAGAAACACATCCTCCACGGCACCACATTCGAGGCGGGCCAACTCGTCATCATCGACGAAGCATCCCTCGCCGGCACCCTGTCACTGGACCGCATCACCCACCTCGCCCAGGACGCCGGTGCGAAGGTGCTGCTGGTCGGCGACTACGCCCAACTGCAATCCGTGGACGCCGGCGGTGCGTTCGCGATGATGGCCAGAGACAGGACCGACACACCTGAACTGGTCGACGTTCACCGCTTCACCCACGCCTGGGAGAAGACCGCCTCACTCGAGCTACGCCACGGACGTACGGCGGCTATCGACACCTACCTCGCCCACGAGCGCATCACCGACGGCGACGCCGAGGCCATGACCGATGCCGCCTACAACGCCTGGCGCACCGACCGCGACGCGGGACTGGTCTCGGTGCTGATCGCCGAGACCCAAGATCACGTGACCACGCTGAACCGACGCGCCCGTGCCGACCTGATCCTCAACAAGACACTGAACCCCGACCACGAAGTCGAGCTGCGCGACGGCACCGCCGCAGACGTCGGCGACACCATCATCACGCGACTCAACAGCCGGAACCTGCGCACCCTGGCCGGGCGGGACTGGGTACGCAACGGCGACATCTGGACCATCACCGCCGTCGGCGACGACGGGACCATCACCATCGCACGCGACTACGGGACCGGCACCGTTGTTCGTGACGACGGAACCATCAGGGCTCGCAGGCGTGGGCGCAGGTTCGGCGGCAGCATCGTCCTCCCAGCGGCGTATGTGGCTGAGCATGTCGATCTCGGCTACGCGGTCACCGCCTACCGTGCACAAGGCATCACGACCGACACCGCGCACGTGCTGGTCGAACCGACCTCGACCAGGGAGACCTTCTACGTCGCGATGACCCGAGGGCGGCACGCGAACCACGCCTACGTGACCCTCGACCGCGCCGACGACCACGCGCAGCCACACCCTGGCGACGCGCATGCCACCGCGCGAAGCGTGCTCTACGGGGTTCTGCAGCACAGTGGCGCCGAGCTCTCGGCGCACGAGACCATCGTCGCCGAACAGGAGCAGTGGGGCTCGATCGCTCAGCTCGCCGCCGAGTACGAGACGATCGCCGCCGCAGCCCAACACGACCGCTGGGCTACCCTCCTCCGTGGCTCCGGGCTTACCGATGAACAGGCCGAGAGCGCCATCGAGTCCGAAGCGTTCGGCCCGCTCGCGGCTGAACTCCGCCGTGCCGAGGCCAACCATCACAACGTTGATGCGCTCTTGCCGCGCCTCGTGGCCGCGCGAGGATTCGGTGACGCCGACGACATAGCCGCCGTCCTGCACTACCGGGTCGAGCGGGCGGCCGCCCGCCCCGCAGGATCAGGCCGGACCCGCAAGCCATCGCGACTCATCGCCGGCCTCCTTCCACGGGCGCAAGGAGTCCTCGATGCCGAGATGCGAGCGGCACTCGACGAGCGCGAATCACTGATCGAGGCCCGCGCCGACGCTGCGCTCGAAGCTGCGCTCACCGAGAACGCACCGTGGATGAACGCTCTTGGGGCAGCACCCACCGACCGGCAACGAGCCGCGGCCTGGCGCAAGGCCGCCCGCGTAGTCGCCGCCTACCGAGACCGCTACCGCCTCACCGGCGACACACCTCTCGGCACCGCGCCAGAGTCTGCTGCGCAGAGGATCGACGCGGCGCGAGCGCGCTCCGCGCTCGACAAGGTACGTCAGCTCGGCGCCAACGAGAGCGGTCACGCGGAGGCCGGTCTTCAACCCGTCAGGCGCGACCAGCCCGGGCCTGGGCGCAGCATCTGA
- a CDS encoding sulfate permease, producing MIRLLWTASAEVRYFLRRYMPSNIVLDLIRTRKGLKWGIPAMLLAGPYLAIAFWCTTLIESGGPGWLHLVVLLCIWNALKMLAIGPVSLSLLVRTRVRERHARMHINQETRDEPQLPELTRSGQ from the coding sequence ATGATCCGCCTACTGTGGACAGCCAGCGCCGAGGTCCGCTACTTCCTGCGTCGCTACATGCCGAGCAACATCGTGCTCGACCTGATCCGCACCAGGAAGGGACTGAAGTGGGGCATTCCAGCGATGCTGCTCGCCGGCCCATATCTGGCCATCGCCTTTTGGTGCACCACACTCATCGAGAGCGGCGGCCCAGGATGGCTCCACCTCGTGGTCCTGCTCTGCATCTGGAACGCTCTCAAGATGCTGGCCATCGGCCCCGTCAGCCTGTCACTGCTTGTGAGGACTCGCGTACGCGAGCGCCACGCGCGAATGCACATCAACCAAGAGACTCGCGACGAACCGCAGCTTCCGGAACTCACCCGAAGCGGCCAGTGA
- a CDS encoding GTP cyclohydrolase, FolE2/MptA family: protein MTSESVKRSSQERAARELAAAEAALAALIASPTRDWSLVAAALQVGRTALVETPDLPAAWHQRLKVRHGPSAFARPVSLGGDIFDDVAVHDVTDSSVDRARAALVKAGFPGFTYVLDPLSQDSRTDVPTFEPDVLIAAQAGITGVRLPLRIDDGWPVLSADVDLTIGLNANQRGAHMSRLQEAIVEVGSQSHQSVPATAERLAALTSATQPGPVFVTLRVDQQPAILSAITRRPSSVDVSTVVTLEYSGRGTTRCEVSLTVQVMTACPCTIAYSKLSSERRSGVTYAPDMPPTFTHSQPGTLTVGIEATTIDAATSAELLSAVRSCAVLRESVLKRPDEHELVDRAHRRPQFTEDLARFAAAEVATRVTSETTVFARAILNESIHPHRAAAQVRARAGELQRSFT from the coding sequence ATGACATCTGAGTCAGTCAAGCGCTCGAGTCAGGAGCGAGCAGCCCGCGAACTAGCTGCCGCCGAGGCTGCACTGGCGGCTCTGATCGCTAGTCCAACGCGCGATTGGTCACTTGTGGCCGCTGCGTTGCAGGTTGGGCGCACGGCACTCGTCGAGACCCCCGACCTTCCCGCAGCTTGGCACCAGCGTCTCAAAGTGCGGCACGGGCCGTCAGCTTTCGCCCGACCAGTCTCCCTTGGAGGCGACATCTTCGATGACGTGGCAGTCCACGACGTGACGGACTCTAGCGTGGATCGCGCACGTGCCGCCCTTGTAAAGGCTGGGTTCCCCGGGTTCACGTACGTACTCGATCCTCTATCCCAGGACTCACGTACCGATGTACCGACCTTTGAACCCGATGTCCTGATCGCCGCACAGGCCGGGATCACCGGCGTACGGCTCCCGTTGCGTATTGACGATGGCTGGCCAGTGCTATCAGCAGATGTCGACCTCACAATTGGGTTGAACGCCAACCAGCGAGGTGCCCATATGTCGCGTCTTCAGGAAGCCATCGTTGAGGTGGGCAGTCAATCCCACCAGAGCGTGCCCGCGACCGCCGAGCGCCTGGCCGCACTTACCAGCGCGACTCAGCCCGGCCCAGTTTTTGTGACCTTACGTGTAGATCAGCAACCCGCGATTCTGTCTGCGATTACGCGTCGCCCCTCCAGTGTGGACGTTTCTACCGTTGTCACCTTGGAATACTCGGGGAGAGGCACTACACGATGCGAGGTTTCACTGACAGTTCAGGTGATGACTGCTTGTCCCTGCACAATTGCATACTCAAAGCTCTCATCTGAACGCCGATCGGGGGTGACATATGCGCCGGACATGCCGCCCACGTTCACTCACTCACAACCCGGCACGCTGACCGTCGGCATAGAAGCGACTACTATTGACGCCGCCACTAGTGCAGAATTGCTGAGCGCCGTTCGAAGTTGCGCGGTACTAAGGGAGTCAGTGCTCAAACGCCCGGACGAACACGAGCTTGTGGATCGGGCACATCGTCGCCCACAGTTCACAGAGGATCTCGCACGTTTCGCGGCTGCTGAGGTCGCTACGAGAGTGACTTCGGAGACGACGGTGTTCGCTCGCGCGATTCTAAACGAATCAATTCACCCACATCGTGCGGCTGCGCAAGTTCGTGCTCGTGCTGGTGAATTACAGAGGTCATTCACATGA
- a CDS encoding TauD/TfdA family dioxygenase translates to MSIFESLPSSGWAVLEPGPAVASDPAAVIELARRYGTVSERDGGGAWPIQSQVPSGTFSVTNDAAPLHTDAQYRNDPEDAFLLACARSAAQGGDSILLAVDDLVATLSRRSDWFSLQGLLQAPIWRWRTPEVFDGPRESEPAAILYPREDGRYSMRWRMDNLVADQSAAWAAEVVHQTAAIDPNLAVLKLRPGQVLVCDNSTVLHGRTAFNDPTRLLWRVRVHR, encoded by the coding sequence ATGAGCATCTTCGAATCTCTTCCATCTTCAGGGTGGGCAGTGTTGGAACCTGGACCAGCCGTTGCGAGCGACCCTGCTGCCGTAATTGAATTAGCAAGGCGCTACGGAACCGTATCTGAACGCGACGGCGGAGGGGCTTGGCCCATCCAATCGCAAGTTCCGAGCGGAACGTTCTCAGTCACTAACGATGCGGCCCCCCTCCACACTGACGCCCAGTATCGCAATGATCCCGAGGATGCTTTTCTGCTCGCATGCGCTCGATCCGCGGCTCAGGGCGGCGACAGTATCCTGCTGGCTGTCGATGACCTAGTGGCTACATTGTCGCGCCGATCGGACTGGTTTAGTCTGCAAGGCCTGCTCCAAGCTCCAATCTGGCGTTGGCGCACCCCGGAAGTATTCGACGGTCCTCGGGAGAGTGAACCTGCAGCGATTCTTTACCCGAGGGAGGACGGTCGCTATTCGATGCGGTGGCGAATGGACAATCTAGTCGCCGATCAGTCCGCGGCCTGGGCAGCGGAGGTCGTCCATCAAACCGCGGCGATCGATCCCAATCTCGCAGTCCTGAAACTTCGGCCAGGCCAAGTCCTAGTGTGCGACAACTCCACAGTTTTACACGGGCGTACTGCGTTCAACGATCCAACTAGGCTCCTGTGGCGAGTGCGGGTGCATCGATGA
- a CDS encoding DNA cytosine methyltransferase: MLGTTVTGADFMHDLDASGDSELKIGSLFTGYGGLDLAVEHVFNAKTAWFSELNEPVARVFSRHWPETSNLGDITTLDWSHVEPVDILIGGFPCQDVSTVGKRAGLAPGTRSGLWAHMAAAIDALQPEWVVIENVRGLLSSPATRPAAEGDDHDRRDPGDATPDGATLRGMEPDPWHLGDNATRPLRALGAVLGDLADLRLDARWIGLPASHVGAPHQRFRIFALARRTVPHSTSDGLIARRGDSRSGASETRDDRAVAPDHRLRAPRTGWLTEQEGRIGDAVVPDRWTVQRWGRYADAIARWEHITGRAAPAPALLNDADGPRPAPAFVEWLMGLPTGWVTDTDDLTFSQQITMLGNGVLPLQATSALATLTRCESVPGPSSPD; the protein is encoded by the coding sequence ATGCTGGGGACGACCGTCACCGGAGCAGACTTCATGCACGACCTCGACGCCAGCGGCGACTCAGAACTCAAGATCGGGTCGCTCTTCACCGGCTACGGCGGCCTCGACCTCGCCGTCGAACACGTCTTCAACGCCAAGACCGCGTGGTTCTCCGAACTCAACGAGCCCGTCGCCCGCGTCTTCTCCCGCCACTGGCCCGAAACTTCGAATCTTGGCGACATCACGACCCTCGACTGGAGCCACGTCGAACCCGTGGACATCCTCATCGGCGGATTCCCCTGCCAAGACGTATCCACCGTCGGCAAGCGCGCCGGACTCGCACCCGGCACACGCTCGGGGCTCTGGGCACACATGGCCGCAGCCATCGACGCGCTCCAGCCCGAATGGGTCGTCATCGAGAACGTCCGCGGGCTGCTGTCCTCACCCGCGACGCGGCCAGCCGCAGAAGGAGACGACCATGACCGACGCGACCCCGGCGATGCAACCCCCGACGGCGCAACCCTTCGCGGCATGGAACCCGACCCGTGGCATCTGGGAGACAACGCAACTCGACCTCTACGGGCTCTCGGCGCCGTTCTCGGCGATCTGGCCGACCTGCGGCTGGATGCACGATGGATCGGCCTACCGGCTTCCCATGTCGGCGCTCCTCACCAACGCTTCCGCATCTTCGCCCTCGCTCGGCGCACTGTTCCGCACTCCACTAGCGACGGACTCATCGCGCGGCGGGGAGACTCTCGATCAGGTGCGAGCGAGACGAGGGACGATCGCGCTGTCGCACCAGATCATCGACTTCGCGCTCCACGGACCGGCTGGCTCACCGAACAGGAGGGCCGAATCGGAGACGCTGTGGTCCCTGATCGATGGACTGTTCAGCGCTGGGGACGCTACGCCGACGCCATCGCCCGCTGGGAACACATCACCGGACGAGCCGCGCCCGCGCCAGCCCTCCTGAACGACGCCGACGGCCCCCGCCCAGCACCCGCGTTCGTCGAGTGGCTCATGGGCTTACCCACAGGGTGGGTCACCGACACAGACGACCTGACGTTCAGCCAGCAGATCACTATGCTTGGCAACGGGGTACTTCCGCTGCAAGCAACATCAGCTCTCGCCACGCTCACAAGGTGCGAGTCAGTGCCGGGTCCTTCTTCGCCGGACTGA